One genomic segment of Mycolicibacterium psychrotolerans includes these proteins:
- a CDS encoding TetR/AcrR family transcriptional regulator, translating to MAVAVTAPRRRSEKSRRAIVTATRELLLDRGFDKLTIEAVAARAGVGKQTIYRWWPSRHALVADVILEDADRILRPVASGTDVTADVCAWAVELAAALTTARGNAMLRFLTTAGMEHPDTAARLNAGFSTPLHDSLRSRLVAHGCDEEAARDAADAIVGGIVYAALTEGRAFPRRRAESITRTVIGGLRLT from the coding sequence ATGGCCGTTGCGGTCACCGCGCCCCGGCGGCGCAGCGAGAAGTCGCGCCGGGCCATCGTCACGGCGACCCGCGAACTGCTGCTCGACCGCGGTTTCGACAAGCTCACCATCGAGGCGGTGGCCGCCCGGGCGGGCGTCGGTAAGCAGACGATCTACCGCTGGTGGCCCAGCAGGCACGCCCTGGTCGCCGACGTCATCCTCGAAGACGCCGACCGGATCCTTCGCCCGGTGGCCTCCGGCACCGACGTCACCGCGGACGTCTGCGCCTGGGCGGTCGAACTGGCGGCGGCACTGACCACAGCCAGGGGGAATGCGATGTTGCGTTTCCTGACCACCGCCGGGATGGAACACCCCGACACCGCGGCGCGGCTGAATGCGGGCTTCTCGACGCCACTGCACGACAGCCTGCGCAGCCGATTGGTCGCCCACGGGTGTGACGAGGAGGCGGCACGCGACGCCGCCGACGCCATCGTCGGCGGCATCGTCTACGCCGCGCTGACCGAAGGACGCGCTTTCCCCCGTCGGCGGGCCGAATCCATCACCCGCACCGTGATCGGCGGACTGCGCTTGACCTGA
- a CDS encoding NAD-dependent epimerase/dehydratase family protein, protein MAGTALVIGASGFLGSHVTQRLVARGDDVRVLIRTTSSTRGIDGLPVDIRYGEIFDADAVRSAMDGCDVVYYCVVDARPWLRDPRPLWRTNVEGLRTVLDVAVDAHLCKFVFTSSIGTIGRSPDGLADEQTVHNWLDMGGDYIRSRVEAENMLLRYCADRGLPGVAMCVANTFGAGDWLPTPHGGMLAAAVRGKLPFFIDGYDAEVVGIDDAAEAMILAGERGRIGERYIVSERFMSIREVHEIGCAAVGVAPPKVGVPIRLMSAAAHVGGAVARVRGKDTRFTPLNIRLMHIMTPLDHSKAMRELCWRPRPASEAIVAGAHFFRDASRRSTTVQELT, encoded by the coding sequence ATGGCGGGAACGGCACTGGTGATCGGCGCCAGTGGTTTCCTCGGATCGCACGTCACCCAGCGGCTCGTCGCGAGGGGCGACGACGTCCGGGTGCTGATCCGCACGACGAGTTCGACCCGGGGCATCGACGGACTTCCCGTCGACATCCGCTACGGAGAGATCTTCGATGCCGACGCGGTGCGCTCGGCCATGGACGGCTGCGACGTCGTCTACTACTGCGTCGTCGACGCCCGACCCTGGTTGCGCGACCCGCGGCCGCTGTGGCGCACCAACGTCGAGGGTCTGCGCACCGTTCTCGACGTGGCCGTCGACGCACATCTGTGCAAATTCGTGTTCACCAGTTCCATCGGAACCATCGGCCGGTCACCGGACGGTCTGGCCGACGAGCAGACGGTCCACAACTGGCTCGACATGGGCGGGGACTACATCCGTTCCCGGGTCGAGGCCGAGAACATGCTGCTGCGTTACTGCGCCGACCGGGGGCTGCCGGGCGTGGCGATGTGCGTGGCCAACACCTTCGGCGCGGGGGACTGGCTGCCCACCCCGCACGGCGGGATGCTCGCCGCCGCGGTGCGCGGGAAGTTGCCGTTCTTCATCGACGGATACGACGCGGAGGTGGTCGGTATCGACGACGCGGCGGAGGCGATGATCCTGGCCGGTGAACGGGGCCGCATCGGCGAACGCTACATCGTCTCCGAGCGCTTCATGAGCATCCGGGAGGTCCACGAGATCGGTTGTGCGGCGGTCGGTGTGGCCCCACCGAAGGTGGGTGTCCCGATCCGCCTGATGTCGGCGGCCGCGCACGTCGGCGGCGCCGTCGCCCGGGTGCGCGGCAAGGACACCAGATTCACCCCGCTCAACATCCGGTTGATGCACATCATGACGCCACTCGACCATTCCAAGGCGATGCGGGAACTGTGTTGGCGACCACGCCCGGCATCCGAGGCGATCGTCGCGGGCGCTCACTTCTTCCGCGATGCGTCGCGGCGATCGACGACCGTGCAGGAGCTCACGTGA
- a CDS encoding acyl-CoA dehydrogenase, producing MTIGLTPEQDQLAAAVADFAERHAPIEKTRRAFDSLAAGELPAWWDEFVANGFHAVHLPERIGGQGGTLTDTACVVEAAATAMLPGPVLPTIIAGAVALLADDTAAAHALLARLAEGVPAALITDRDGLRATPSDTGWTVSGTSAATPGLCSAQAILAPARSGGRTLWLIIDPAAAGAEITPLMGTDKTIDVGALRLDGYRCAADGQLIGIDDERARCLAVALTAGATSGVIRWCVRAVTEHLRTREQFGRPIGSFQALQHQAAMLLVNSELATAAAWDAVRSASESLAQNRIAAASAALMAVGPAPDLVLDTLTMFGAIGYTWEHDLHLYWRKATSLAASIGPASRYAHELGELTRTESRYVAVDLGDLDAEFRATVAGVLDKAAMLRNDRPGRQGDYENLAVGPQRTLLADTGLIAPHWPRPWGVDATALQQLIIDEEFAKRPQLVRPSLGIAEWIMPSLISSAPEHVAQRFIPPTQRGELGWCQLFSEPGAGSDLAALTTRATKVDGGWRINGHKIWTSSAHTADFGALLARTDPDAAKHRGIGYFIVDMRSEGIDVQPIRQATGEAHFNEVFLTDVFVSDELLLGGPTDGWNLAIATMAQERVAISGYVNFDRARILRALANEGGQDHVRVRSALGEADAYATAIKVLAVREVLRLLDGQAPGPASSIAKVAMNVMLRRTFAASLDLSAPAGLLEDAGPGGAPLVEQYFHLPAELIGGGTREIQLNIIAQMILGLPRA from the coding sequence GTGACGATCGGGCTCACTCCCGAGCAGGACCAGTTGGCGGCTGCCGTGGCGGATTTCGCCGAGCGGCACGCCCCGATCGAGAAGACTCGCCGGGCCTTCGACTCATTGGCCGCGGGGGAGCTGCCCGCGTGGTGGGACGAGTTCGTCGCCAACGGTTTTCACGCCGTGCACCTGCCCGAGCGGATCGGGGGACAGGGCGGGACGCTGACCGACACGGCCTGTGTGGTCGAAGCCGCGGCCACGGCGATGCTGCCCGGTCCGGTGCTGCCCACGATCATCGCCGGCGCCGTGGCGCTGCTGGCCGACGACACCGCCGCCGCGCACGCGTTGCTCGCACGGCTGGCCGAGGGCGTGCCGGCGGCGCTGATCACCGACCGCGACGGTCTGCGCGCGACGCCGTCCGACACCGGATGGACGGTGAGCGGCACCTCGGCCGCCACGCCGGGACTGTGCTCTGCCCAAGCGATCCTCGCGCCCGCACGCTCCGGAGGCCGCACCCTGTGGCTGATCATCGACCCCGCCGCAGCGGGCGCCGAGATCACCCCGCTCATGGGTACCGACAAGACCATCGACGTCGGCGCCCTGCGGCTCGACGGATATCGCTGCGCAGCGGATGGGCAGCTCATCGGCATCGACGACGAACGGGCCCGCTGCCTGGCGGTCGCACTCACGGCCGGCGCCACCTCAGGAGTCATCCGGTGGTGTGTGCGCGCCGTGACCGAGCACCTGCGCACCCGCGAGCAGTTCGGCCGCCCCATCGGGTCGTTCCAGGCGCTGCAGCATCAGGCGGCCATGTTGCTGGTCAACAGCGAGCTCGCGACCGCAGCGGCGTGGGACGCGGTGCGCTCGGCGTCGGAGTCCCTGGCGCAGAACCGGATCGCGGCCGCCTCTGCCGCCCTGATGGCGGTCGGTCCCGCGCCCGACCTGGTGCTCGACACGCTGACCATGTTCGGCGCCATCGGGTACACCTGGGAACACGACCTGCACCTGTACTGGCGCAAGGCCACCAGCCTGGCCGCCTCGATCGGGCCGGCGAGCCGCTACGCCCACGAGCTCGGCGAACTCACGCGCACCGAGAGCCGCTACGTCGCAGTCGATCTCGGCGACCTCGATGCTGAGTTCCGGGCCACCGTCGCCGGTGTCCTCGACAAGGCGGCCATGCTGCGCAACGACCGGCCGGGGCGGCAGGGGGACTACGAGAACCTGGCCGTCGGCCCGCAGCGCACCCTGCTCGCCGACACCGGGCTGATCGCGCCGCACTGGCCGCGGCCCTGGGGCGTCGACGCCACGGCGCTGCAGCAGTTGATCATCGACGAGGAGTTCGCCAAGCGGCCGCAGCTCGTGCGGCCGTCGCTGGGCATCGCGGAGTGGATCATGCCGTCGCTGATCAGTTCCGCGCCCGAACACGTTGCGCAGCGGTTCATTCCGCCGACCCAACGGGGTGAGCTGGGCTGGTGCCAGCTGTTCAGTGAGCCCGGTGCCGGCTCCGATCTGGCAGCGCTGACGACGCGCGCGACGAAGGTCGACGGCGGCTGGCGGATCAACGGCCACAAGATCTGGACCTCGTCGGCGCACACGGCCGACTTCGGGGCACTGCTGGCACGCACCGATCCGGACGCGGCCAAGCATCGCGGCATCGGCTACTTCATCGTCGACATGCGCTCCGAGGGCATCGACGTTCAGCCGATCCGGCAGGCGACCGGCGAAGCCCACTTCAACGAGGTCTTCCTCACCGACGTGTTCGTTTCCGACGAACTGCTGCTCGGCGGTCCGACGGACGGCTGGAATCTGGCGATCGCGACCATGGCGCAGGAGCGGGTGGCCATCAGCGGTTACGTCAACTTCGACCGGGCCCGCATTCTGCGTGCGCTGGCCAACGAGGGCGGCCAGGACCATGTCCGGGTGCGCAGCGCGCTCGGGGAAGCCGACGCCTACGCCACCGCGATCAAGGTGCTCGCCGTGCGCGAGGTGCTGCGCCTGCTCGACGGGCAGGCGCCGGGGCCGGCGTCGAGCATCGCCAAGGTGGCGATGAACGTGATGCTGCGCAGGACCTTCGCGGCGAGTCTCGACCTGTCCGCTCCCGCGGGACTGCTCGAGGACGCCGGGCCGGGAGGGGCGCCGCTGGTGGAACAATATTTCCATCTACCGGCCGAATTGATCGGCGGGGGGACCAGGGAGATCCAGCTCAACATCATCGCCCAGATGATCCTCGGGCTGCCCCGCGCCTGA
- a CDS encoding thiolase family protein codes for MGLRGEAAIVGYVELPPERMSKATVAPFMIEQWAELASAALADAGLAGTDVDGIVTTHLAESEIFVPSTVAEYLGVRANFAELVDLGGASAAGMVWRAAAAIELGICDVVLCVIPARYLTPTSDKLPRPMTDAVFFGASSNQYGSPQAEFEIPYGNLGQNGPYGQVAQRYASIYGYDERAMAKIVVDQRVNANHTDGAIWKDTPLTIEDVLASPVIADPLHMLEIVMPCLGGAAVVVAAADVAARSANRPVWIRGFGEQVPYKTPTYAEDLLQTPIIRAAETAFAMSGLTRAQMDMVSIYDCYTITVLLSLEDAGFCEKGKGMEFVSRHDLTFRGDFPLNTAGGQLGFGQAANAGGMHHVCDAARQIMGRAGAAQVPDCNRAFVSGNGGILSEQTTLVLEGD; via the coding sequence ATGGGATTACGTGGAGAGGCCGCCATCGTCGGCTACGTGGAACTGCCGCCGGAGCGGATGAGCAAGGCCACCGTCGCCCCGTTCATGATCGAGCAGTGGGCCGAGCTCGCTTCCGCCGCTCTCGCCGACGCGGGACTCGCCGGAACCGATGTCGACGGGATCGTCACCACCCACCTCGCCGAGTCGGAGATCTTCGTTCCGTCGACCGTTGCCGAATATCTGGGAGTGCGGGCGAATTTCGCCGAGCTCGTCGATCTCGGCGGGGCGAGCGCCGCGGGCATGGTGTGGCGGGCCGCGGCGGCGATCGAGTTGGGGATCTGCGACGTGGTGCTGTGCGTGATCCCGGCGCGCTACCTCACTCCGACGTCGGACAAGTTGCCCCGACCGATGACCGACGCGGTGTTCTTCGGCGCGTCGAGCAACCAATACGGTTCGCCGCAGGCCGAATTCGAGATCCCCTACGGCAACCTCGGCCAGAACGGCCCGTACGGTCAGGTCGCCCAGCGGTATGCGTCGATCTACGGCTACGACGAACGGGCCATGGCGAAGATCGTGGTGGATCAGCGCGTCAACGCCAACCACACCGACGGCGCGATCTGGAAGGACACGCCACTGACCATCGAGGACGTGCTGGCCAGCCCGGTGATCGCCGACCCGCTGCACATGCTCGAGATCGTGATGCCGTGTCTCGGCGGCGCCGCCGTCGTGGTGGCGGCCGCCGACGTCGCCGCCCGCTCCGCGAACCGGCCGGTGTGGATCAGGGGTTTCGGCGAGCAGGTTCCCTACAAGACACCCACGTATGCCGAGGACCTGTTGCAGACGCCGATAATCCGGGCCGCCGAGACCGCTTTCGCCATGTCGGGACTGACGCGTGCCCAGATGGACATGGTGTCGATCTATGACTGCTACACCATCACGGTGCTGTTGAGTCTCGAGGACGCCGGGTTCTGCGAGAAGGGCAAGGGCATGGAGTTCGTCTCCCGGCACGACCTCACCTTCCGCGGCGACTTCCCGCTCAACACCGCGGGCGGTCAACTGGGTTTCGGTCAGGCGGCCAATGCCGGCGGGATGCATCACGTGTGTGACGCGGCCCGGCAGATCATGGGCCGCGCGGGTGCGGCCCAGGTGCCCGACTGCAACCGCGCGTTCGTCTCGGGCAACGGCGGCATCCTGTCCGAACAGACCACGCTCGTGCTGGAAGGGGATTGA
- a CDS encoding Zn-ribbon domain-containing OB-fold protein yields MPVKTPTTAPFWDGLADHRVVIQYSPSSQSYVFYPRVRAPGTLADDLQWREISGLGTLYSYTVARRPVGPHFADAVPQLLAIVEWDEGPRFSTELVNVEPADIKIGMRVRPVFCDYPDHDVTLLRYEPAGAA; encoded by the coding sequence ATGCCGGTCAAGACACCCACAACGGCACCGTTCTGGGACGGGCTGGCCGACCATCGCGTCGTCATCCAGTACTCGCCCTCGTCGCAGTCCTACGTCTTCTATCCTCGGGTGCGCGCCCCGGGCACCCTCGCCGACGATCTGCAATGGCGGGAGATCTCCGGGCTGGGCACGCTGTACTCCTACACCGTCGCACGCCGGCCCGTCGGCCCCCACTTCGCCGATGCGGTGCCGCAGCTGCTGGCGATCGTCGAATGGGATGAGGGACCGCGGTTCTCGACCGAGCTGGTCAACGTCGAGCCGGCCGACATCAAGATCGGCATGCGGGTGCGACCGGTGTTCTGCGATTACCCCGACCACGACGTCACGCTGCTGCGCTACGAGCCCGCCGGCGCCGCATGA
- a CDS encoding nuclear transport factor 2 family protein, producing the protein MSDAEDKQEITDVLIRYATGIDTRDWPLFRTVFTEDCRLDYGEIGIWHGVDAVTEFMVAAHAPAGHTMHRITNPVVTVDGDTARARAYVDALIMAADNESGVHAAGVYDDEFVRTGQGWRLARRRFTTVLVRTVGDS; encoded by the coding sequence ATGAGCGACGCCGAAGACAAGCAGGAGATCACTGACGTCCTGATCCGCTATGCGACCGGAATCGACACCCGTGACTGGCCGCTGTTCCGCACGGTCTTCACCGAGGACTGCCGGCTGGACTACGGCGAGATCGGAATCTGGCACGGTGTCGATGCGGTGACCGAGTTCATGGTGGCCGCGCATGCGCCGGCGGGACACACCATGCACCGGATCACCAACCCGGTGGTGACCGTCGACGGCGACACCGCCCGGGCGCGCGCCTATGTCGACGCGCTGATCATGGCCGCTGACAACGAATCCGGCGTCCACGCGGCAGGTGTCTACGACGACGAGTTCGTCCGCACCGGCCAGGGCTGGCGGCTCGCGCGTCGCCGGTTCACCACCGTCCTGGTGAGAACGGTCGGCGACTCATGA
- a CDS encoding MFS transporter gives MTVEHAHPRRTHATSGTVAKAVRGAAIGNTVEWFDFAIYGFLATYIAEKFFPPGDETAALLNTFAIFAAAFFMRPLGGFFFGPLADRIGRQKVLALVILMMSASTLAIGLVPSYQSIGVFAPILLLLLRCLQGFSAGGEYGSGACFLAEYASDRHRGFVVSFLVWSVVVGFLLGSVTVTALEAMLSESAMDTYGWRIPFLIAGLLGAVGLYIRTRLGDTPEFEELRETGELSSSPLKEAVTTAWRPILQIIGLVIIHNVGFYVVFTFLPSYFTKTLGFGKTDAFVSITVASVVAIALIPPLGALSDRIGRKPLLIAGSVLFTAFTYPLFLLLNSGSLAAAITAHAALAAIESVFASTALAAGAELFATRVRSSGYSIGYNISVALFGGTAPYVATWLVARTGNQIAPAYYVIGAAIVTLLTVLTMRETARRPLRKLVAQGDRS, from the coding sequence ATGACCGTCGAACATGCGCACCCGCGCCGCACCCATGCCACATCCGGCACCGTCGCGAAGGCGGTGCGCGGAGCAGCGATCGGCAACACCGTCGAATGGTTCGACTTCGCGATCTACGGCTTCCTCGCGACCTACATCGCCGAGAAGTTCTTTCCCCCGGGCGACGAGACCGCCGCGCTGCTGAACACCTTCGCGATCTTCGCCGCGGCGTTCTTCATGCGACCACTGGGCGGCTTCTTCTTCGGCCCCCTGGCCGACCGGATCGGCCGGCAGAAGGTGCTGGCGCTGGTCATCCTGATGATGTCGGCCTCCACGCTCGCCATCGGTCTGGTCCCCAGCTATCAGAGCATCGGCGTGTTCGCGCCGATCCTGCTGCTGCTCCTGCGCTGTCTGCAGGGGTTCTCCGCCGGCGGCGAATACGGCAGCGGGGCGTGCTTTCTGGCCGAGTACGCCTCCGACCGGCACCGCGGATTCGTGGTGTCGTTCCTCGTCTGGTCTGTGGTGGTGGGTTTCCTGCTCGGCTCGGTGACCGTCACCGCTCTGGAGGCCATGCTGTCCGAGTCGGCCATGGACACCTACGGCTGGCGGATACCGTTCCTGATCGCCGGTCTGCTCGGCGCCGTCGGCCTCTACATCCGGACGCGCCTTGGTGACACCCCCGAGTTCGAAGAGCTGCGCGAGACGGGTGAATTGTCGTCCTCCCCGCTGAAGGAGGCCGTCACCACCGCATGGCGGCCCATCCTGCAGATCATCGGGCTGGTGATCATCCACAACGTCGGCTTCTACGTCGTCTTCACTTTCCTGCCAAGCTATTTCACCAAGACATTGGGGTTCGGCAAGACCGATGCGTTCGTGTCCATCACCGTCGCCAGCGTCGTCGCGATAGCGTTGATCCCGCCGCTGGGCGCGCTGTCGGACCGGATCGGACGGAAGCCGCTGCTGATCGCGGGTTCGGTCCTGTTCACGGCCTTCACCTATCCGCTGTTCCTTCTGCTCAACAGCGGCTCGCTGGCCGCCGCGATCACCGCCCACGCGGCCCTGGCCGCCATCGAGTCGGTGTTCGCGTCGACGGCGCTGGCCGCGGGCGCCGAGTTGTTCGCCACCCGCGTCCGGTCCAGTGGATACTCGATCGGCTACAACATCTCGGTGGCCCTGTTCGGCGGCACCGCCCCGTATGTGGCCACCTGGCTGGTGGCGCGGACGGGCAACCAGATCGCCCCGGCGTACTACGTGATCGGCGCCGCCATCGTCACGCTGCTGACCGTGCTGACGATGCGCGAGACCGCGCGCCGTCCGCTGCGAAAGCTGGTCGCGCAGGGCGATAGATCATGA
- a CDS encoding putative hydro-lyase: MRTAAARDVTAAVRARADIRAGRHTGPTSGLAPGFAQANLVVLPEAYALDFLRFCVRNPGPCPLLDVSGTGNPCPETLAAAADLRSDVPRYRVFADGRCIDEPTDVHRYWRADLVAFLLGCSFTFEWALAAAGVPLAHQRQHTNVPMYVTDRPCVPAGPFHGAMVVSMRPMPPADLARAARVTARFPAMHGAPVHAGDPAALGIADLASPDFGDPVSIADGEIPVFWACGVTPQMAVQRARPPVAIVHAPGHMFITDLPHEHYDTAAPAPRPPGGS, translated from the coding sequence ATGCGAACCGCCGCAGCCCGGGATGTGACCGCTGCGGTGCGGGCGCGCGCCGACATCCGCGCCGGCCGCCACACCGGCCCCACGAGCGGCCTGGCGCCAGGTTTCGCTCAAGCCAACCTGGTGGTCCTGCCCGAGGCGTACGCGCTGGATTTCCTGCGGTTCTGTGTCCGCAATCCGGGACCGTGCCCCCTGCTCGACGTGAGCGGCACGGGCAACCCCTGCCCGGAGACACTCGCGGCCGCGGCCGATCTGCGCAGCGACGTCCCGCGTTATCGCGTGTTCGCCGACGGGCGGTGCATCGACGAACCGACCGACGTGCACCGCTACTGGCGAGCCGATCTGGTGGCCTTCCTGCTGGGGTGTTCCTTCACCTTCGAGTGGGCGCTGGCGGCGGCCGGTGTCCCTCTTGCGCACCAACGTCAGCACACCAACGTGCCGATGTACGTGACCGACCGGCCCTGTGTGCCCGCCGGACCGTTCCATGGAGCGATGGTGGTCTCGATGCGTCCGATGCCTCCCGCCGATCTGGCGCGCGCCGCGCGCGTGACGGCGCGCTTCCCGGCCATGCACGGCGCCCCCGTGCACGCGGGCGACCCGGCCGCGCTGGGCATCGCCGACCTCGCCTCCCCCGACTTCGGCGATCCGGTGTCGATCGCCGACGGCGAGATCCCGGTGTTCTGGGCGTGCGGGGTGACACCGCAGATGGCGGTGCAGCGCGCCAGGCCGCCGGTGGCGATCGTCCACGCGCCCGGACACATGTTCATCACTGACCTCCCCCACGAGCACTACGACACTGCGGCCCCTGCACCCCGACCGCCCGGAGGATCGTGA
- a CDS encoding adenylate/guanylate cyclase domain-containing protein, with amino-acid sequence MRPRRLLTRYAVGLTTAYLLTVAEVVAIVGALGGRGVVTVGNIVTLVVVVTVGTTTVGLGALAILRPSVRWLSAGRRPTPAEIATTAKIIRRQAGIMVAPWLLTAAVLVPLNRDADASVFVVITTTLLFGAIAAVCTGFLFTLRTLRPLMARVPPGERPAAPGVRARLILMWTLCTALPGTAIALLLILRYRNWLLTQDSPIELALLVLALVAVVLGLRAMLVVSMSISDPIGQVVAAMADVERGDIEGSVDVYEWSEIGRLQTGFNRMVAGLRERDRLHDLFGRHVGEEVARRALEQGESPAGDEREAAVLFVDLTDSTQLAVEREPHEVARILNDFFRIVVAEVDARHGLINKFQGDAALAVFGAPLRIADPASAALAVARTLAGELTSLSVDFGIGVSAGPVFAGNIGAENRYEYTVIGDPVNEAARLADCAKEHPGRVVSSGAAFARACAGEQAHWSPCGETTLRGRSDVTHLYAPGSPAR; translated from the coding sequence GTGAGGCCACGGCGGCTGCTGACCCGGTACGCGGTGGGTCTGACCACGGCCTACCTCCTCACTGTCGCCGAAGTCGTGGCCATCGTGGGAGCGCTGGGCGGGCGCGGTGTCGTCACGGTCGGCAACATCGTCACCCTGGTCGTCGTCGTGACCGTCGGCACGACCACCGTCGGACTCGGCGCGCTCGCCATCCTGCGGCCGTCGGTGCGCTGGCTGTCGGCGGGGCGTCGGCCAACTCCTGCCGAGATCGCCACCACCGCCAAGATCATCCGTCGCCAGGCGGGGATCATGGTGGCCCCGTGGTTGTTGACCGCAGCGGTGCTGGTTCCGCTCAACCGCGACGCCGACGCGTCGGTGTTCGTCGTTATCACCACGACGCTGCTCTTCGGCGCGATCGCCGCGGTGTGCACCGGTTTCCTGTTCACCCTCCGCACGTTGCGGCCGCTGATGGCCCGCGTGCCCCCGGGCGAACGGCCCGCCGCACCCGGGGTGCGCGCGCGTCTGATCCTGATGTGGACGTTGTGTACGGCACTGCCGGGCACCGCGATCGCACTGCTGCTGATCCTGCGGTACCGCAACTGGCTGTTGACCCAGGACAGCCCGATCGAGCTCGCGCTGCTGGTGCTGGCGCTGGTGGCCGTGGTCCTCGGGTTGCGCGCGATGCTCGTGGTGTCGATGTCGATCTCGGATCCGATCGGCCAGGTGGTGGCGGCGATGGCCGATGTCGAGAGGGGCGACATCGAGGGCAGCGTCGACGTGTACGAATGGTCCGAGATCGGCCGTCTGCAAACTGGATTCAACCGCATGGTCGCAGGCCTCCGAGAACGCGACCGGCTGCACGACCTGTTCGGACGACACGTCGGCGAGGAGGTGGCCCGCCGCGCACTGGAGCAGGGCGAGTCTCCCGCGGGCGACGAACGGGAGGCGGCCGTGCTGTTCGTCGACCTCACCGACTCGACACAGTTGGCCGTCGAGCGGGAACCGCACGAGGTGGCCCGGATCCTCAACGACTTCTTCCGCATCGTCGTCGCCGAGGTCGACGCGCGGCACGGGCTGATCAACAAGTTCCAGGGCGACGCCGCGCTGGCGGTGTTCGGCGCGCCGCTGCGCATCGCCGACCCCGCGTCGGCCGCGCTGGCCGTCGCCCGCACCCTCGCCGGCGAATTGACCAGTCTCAGCGTTGATTTCGGTATCGGCGTGTCGGCCGGTCCAGTGTTCGCAGGCAACATCGGAGCGGAGAACCGCTACGAGTACACCGTGATCGGCGACCCCGTGAACGAGGCGGCGCGCCTTGCCGACTGCGCCAAGGAGCACCCCGGCCGGGTCGTGAGTTCCGGTGCGGCATTCGCCCGGGCCTGCGCCGGCGAACAGGCGCACTGGTCACCGTGCGGGGAGACCACCCTGCGGGGACGCTCCGACGTCACCCATCTCTACGCACCCGGCTCACCTGCGCGTTAG